From the genome of Hydrogenophilus thermoluteolus, one region includes:
- a CDS encoding cation-transporting P-type ATPase, whose translation MAFSDFVPDSDPDSLPDPKHLPPETQALLARLATDPTVGLSWEEVRRRQRIHGRNLSAGLPVASRPDRTGLPRFALAFACVVLAVATAIEQEATAVAWAWLLVGGTLLAAGWGMARWGRCAARRLTRVPWHLWVLREGVWHRVPATDLVPGDILWLTPGTLFPAQLHLLAVSPDWQTEPWQRSTQVVSGQAWAVVVRPSRIDPRGVVALEDEADKSAGWVWPALAVAGWSAVLVVGEAPLAIWLHQLAVLALVLFPWFDSEVRSGWAIASRLRFATRGVWFRTPHAVTALGRAVHITVARTAWFEQWRVAALLLPFDTVRCDKAAPSPEHDAPERPHTPELQFWRGARRVLNPLAVTGMVPFAQAVRVTLAPGPGCVTLLPTGNDAVAASLWQSTCALVGDSARDPLTQWRVVARERKPEWGPFGWLTRCADRRGRVWVVATGEPEALRAAGVTRAAWRGAFDSDQWFARIEAARHNGAWVIGVAHGVSAPERVDANAEMLAWLGACAVVPVPAGSFAAVTSAVPSEPEGVWRVLADDVPATTRAAWSALGWWPGAAESEVCDPRVQQLPPGAPWVLCQTTAPRVSPNADQNDTAHRVLVLLDADRFDQGPLPDVRVARGLTQFAALRAEVRAQTQRMAQWQRRLQWRWGVVGATLALWLTVGPTAPVAALPALGLVWLQIQPFLHMRTRDKIKISENAVAGGDDDAIRDDRRQ comes from the coding sequence GTGGCGTTCTCTGATTTTGTTCCCGATTCCGATCCGGATAGCCTCCCTGATCCGAAGCATTTGCCGCCAGAGACCCAAGCACTGTTGGCACGGTTGGCTACCGATCCGACGGTCGGGTTGAGTTGGGAAGAGGTCCGACGTCGTCAGCGTATCCATGGGCGCAATCTTTCGGCAGGGCTTCCTGTGGCGTCGCGTCCGGACCGCACAGGTCTGCCACGGTTCGCGCTGGCGTTTGCGTGTGTCGTGCTGGCGGTGGCGACAGCGATCGAGCAAGAAGCGACTGCGGTTGCCTGGGCCTGGTTGCTGGTGGGAGGAACCCTGTTGGCAGCCGGATGGGGCATGGCGCGCTGGGGGCGTTGCGCGGCGCGCCGACTGACGCGCGTTCCCTGGCATCTCTGGGTGTTACGCGAAGGGGTGTGGCACCGGGTTCCGGCCACCGATTTGGTCCCCGGCGATATTCTTTGGCTGACACCGGGCACCCTTTTTCCAGCGCAGTTACACCTATTGGCGGTCTCACCCGACTGGCAGACCGAACCGTGGCAACGCAGTACGCAGGTGGTTTCCGGACAGGCATGGGCGGTCGTGGTGCGTCCCAGCCGTATCGATCCCCGTGGTGTGGTCGCTCTGGAAGATGAAGCCGACAAAAGCGCTGGTTGGGTTTGGCCAGCCCTAGCGGTGGCCGGTTGGTCGGCGGTGTTGGTGGTGGGTGAAGCGCCACTTGCGATCTGGCTCCACCAACTGGCGGTGCTGGCGCTCGTTCTCTTCCCGTGGTTCGATTCCGAGGTGCGCTCCGGTTGGGCGATCGCTTCGCGGTTGCGCTTTGCGACGCGCGGTGTCTGGTTTCGGACGCCGCACGCCGTCACGGCGCTCGGTCGCGCGGTGCACATTACGGTGGCGCGCACCGCTTGGTTCGAGCAGTGGCGCGTCGCCGCATTACTGTTGCCGTTCGATACCGTGCGCTGTGACAAAGCGGCACCGTCACCCGAACACGACGCGCCAGAGAGACCGCATACCCCAGAACTCCAATTCTGGCGCGGGGCGCGGCGGGTACTCAATCCGTTGGCGGTCACGGGTATGGTGCCATTCGCCCAAGCGGTGCGGGTGACGTTGGCGCCAGGCCCGGGATGCGTCACGCTCCTGCCGACCGGGAACGATGCGGTTGCCGCTAGCCTGTGGCAGAGCACGTGTGCTTTGGTCGGCGACTCTGCGCGAGATCCCTTGACGCAGTGGCGCGTGGTGGCGCGGGAACGCAAACCGGAATGGGGGCCATTCGGGTGGCTGACACGCTGCGCGGACCGGCGGGGGCGGGTTTGGGTCGTGGCGACCGGCGAACCGGAAGCGCTGCGGGCAGCCGGGGTGACGCGTGCGGCGTGGCGCGGAGCGTTCGATTCCGACCAATGGTTCGCGCGCATCGAAGCGGCGCGGCACAACGGCGCGTGGGTGATCGGCGTTGCGCACGGAGTCAGCGCACCCGAGCGCGTGGATGCCAACGCGGAGATGCTGGCATGGCTGGGTGCGTGTGCGGTGGTGCCCGTCCCTGCCGGTTCGTTCGCTGCGGTGACGTCGGCGGTACCCAGTGAACCCGAGGGGGTGTGGCGGGTGCTTGCCGACGACGTACCGGCGACCACCCGCGCGGCGTGGTCGGCGCTGGGTTGGTGGCCTGGGGCGGCCGAGTCCGAGGTCTGTGATCCGCGCGTGCAGCAATTACCGCCGGGGGCACCGTGGGTCTTGTGCCAGACAACAGCACCGCGTGTCTCCCCGAACGCGGACCAGAACGATACCGCTCATCGCGTTTTGGTGCTGCTCGACGCCGATCGCTTCGACCAGGGTCCGCTGCCGGATGTGCGGGTAGCGAGGGGGTTGACGCAATTTGCCGCATTGCGCGCGGAAGTGCGCGCCCAGACGCAGCGCATGGCGCAATGGCAACGGCGACTGCAATGGCGTTGGGGGGTCGTCGGAGCGACGCTCGCGCTGTGGTTGACCGTTGGCCCCACGGCACCGGTTGCGGCGCTCCCGGCGTTGGGGCTCGTTTGGCTGCAGATTCAACCGTTCCTGCACATGCGCACCCGTGATAAGATAAAAATATCAGAAAATGCTGTTGCAGGAGGCGACGATGACGCAATCCGTGACGATCGACGCCAATGA